A genome region from Mycobacterium sp. 3519A includes the following:
- a CDS encoding heme-copper oxidase subunit III — MTSAVGTSGTAITSRVHSLNRPNMVSVGTIVWLSSELMFFAGLFAMYFTARAQAQGDWPPHPTELNLYQAVPVTLVLIASSFTCQMGVFAAERGDVFGLRRWYFITFLMGAFFVAGQGYEYMHLVEHGTTIPGSAYGSVFYLATGFHGLHVIGGLIAFIFLLARTTMSKFTPAQATAAIVVSYYWHFVDIVWIALFATIYFVR, encoded by the coding sequence GTGACGAGCGCTGTAGGGACCTCGGGAACCGCCATCACGTCGCGAGTACATTCGCTGAACCGACCGAATATGGTCAGTGTCGGCACCATTGTGTGGCTGTCCAGTGAGCTGATGTTCTTTGCTGGGCTGTTCGCGATGTACTTCACGGCACGTGCTCAGGCGCAAGGCGACTGGCCGCCGCACCCCACCGAACTGAACCTGTATCAGGCGGTTCCGGTGACGCTGGTGCTGATCGCCTCGTCGTTTACCTGCCAGATGGGCGTGTTCGCCGCTGAGCGTGGCGACGTGTTCGGGCTGCGACGCTGGTACTTCATCACCTTCCTGATGGGTGCCTTCTTCGTCGCCGGACAGGGCTACGAGTACATGCACCTGGTGGAACACGGCACCACGATCCCCGGCAGCGCCTACGGTTCGGTCTTCTATCTGGCCACCGGCTTTCACGGCCTGCACGTCATCGGCGGTCTGATTGCCTTCATCTTCCTGCTTGCGCGCACCACGATGAGTAAGTTCACTCCGGCGCAGGCCACCGCCGCGATCGTCGTCTCGTACTACTGGCATTTCGTCGACATCGTCTGGATTGCGCTGTTCGCCACCATCTATTTCGTTCGATGA
- a CDS encoding c-type cytochrome gives MTEKAAGAGRPATLRQRRLRRRLSAALLLLVGLAVAGGLAATLTPTPQVAVADEASSALLRTGKQLFDTSCVTCHGANLQGVPDRGPSLIGVGEAAVYFQVSTGRMPAMRGEAQAARKPPVFDESQIDALGAYVQANGGGPTVPRDDNGHIANESLLGDDVARGGDLFRLNCASCHNFTGKGGALSSGKYAPDLAPAEPAQIYTAMLTGPQNMPKFSDRQLSPDEKRDIVAYVREATHAANPGGYGLGGFGPSSEGMAIWIIGIVGVVAVALWIGARA, from the coding sequence ATGACCGAGAAGGCGGCCGGAGCCGGAAGGCCGGCGACCTTGAGACAGCGTCGGCTGCGCCGGCGTCTATCGGCAGCACTGCTGCTGCTGGTCGGGCTGGCAGTCGCCGGTGGCTTGGCGGCCACCCTCACGCCGACCCCGCAGGTCGCGGTCGCCGACGAGGCGTCGTCGGCGCTGCTGCGCACCGGTAAGCAGCTGTTCGACACCTCGTGTGTCACCTGCCACGGCGCCAACCTGCAGGGTGTGCCCGACCGCGGCCCCAGCCTGATCGGCGTCGGCGAGGCCGCCGTCTACTTCCAGGTGTCGACCGGCCGGATGCCAGCGATGCGCGGCGAGGCGCAGGCGGCGCGCAAACCACCGGTCTTCGACGAGTCGCAAATCGACGCGCTGGGCGCCTACGTCCAGGCCAACGGCGGCGGGCCGACGGTCCCACGCGACGACAACGGTCACATCGCCAACGAGTCGCTGCTCGGCGACGACGTCGCGCGCGGCGGCGACCTGTTCCGGCTGAACTGCGCCTCCTGCCACAACTTCACCGGTAAGGGCGGCGCGCTGTCGTCGGGCAAGTACGCACCCGACCTCGCGCCTGCCGAGCCCGCGCAGATCTACACCGCGATGCTGACCGGCCCCCAGAACATGCCGAAGTTCTCCGACCGCCAACTGAGCCCCGACGAGAAGCGCGACATCGTGGCTTACGTCCGCGAGGCCACGCATGCGGCGAATCCGGGCGGCTACGGCCTCGGCGGCTTCGGACCGTCGTCTGAGGGCATGGCGATTTGGATCATCGGCATTGTCGGTGTGGTGGCAGTTGCGCTGTGGATCGGAGCGCGAGCATGA
- a CDS encoding ubiquinol-cytochrome c reductase iron-sulfur subunit gives MSETSGVKGSDTPGQQGVPGQPTDAELAAMSREELVALGGKLDGVETVFKEDRWPVPGTKAEKRAERTVAYWLLLGGISGLALLLIFLFWPWEYKPTGHAGEIWYQLATPLYGLTFGLSILAIGIGAVLFQKKFIPEEISIQERHDGRSPELQRRTVAANLTDALEGSTLKRRKVIGLSLGIGLGAFGLGTLVAFVGGLIKNPWKPVVQTADGKKAVLWTSGWTPRFKGETIYLARATGRPGESPFVKMRPEDIDAGGMETVFPWRESDGDGTDVESHHRLSEIAMGVRNPVMLIRIKPADMPKVVKRKGQESFNFGELFAFTKVCSHLGCPASLYEQQTYRILCPCHQSQFDALHFAKPIFGPAARALAQLPITIDQDGYLVANGDFIEPVGPAFWERSS, from the coding sequence ATGAGCGAAACATCTGGCGTCAAGGGCAGTGACACCCCCGGCCAGCAGGGTGTGCCGGGGCAGCCGACCGACGCTGAACTGGCCGCGATGAGCCGCGAGGAACTGGTCGCGCTCGGCGGCAAACTTGACGGCGTCGAAACCGTCTTCAAGGAGGACCGCTGGCCGGTACCCGGCACCAAGGCCGAGAAGCGGGCCGAACGTACGGTCGCGTACTGGCTTCTGCTCGGCGGCATTTCGGGCCTGGCGCTGCTGCTGATCTTCTTGTTCTGGCCGTGGGAGTACAAGCCGACGGGTCATGCCGGCGAGATCTGGTATCAGCTGGCCACCCCGCTGTACGGCCTGACGTTCGGCCTGTCGATCCTCGCGATCGGCATCGGCGCGGTGCTGTTCCAGAAGAAGTTCATTCCCGAGGAGATCTCGATCCAGGAGCGCCACGACGGCCGCTCCCCCGAACTCCAGCGCAGGACCGTCGCCGCCAATCTCACCGATGCGCTGGAGGGCTCAACGCTGAAGCGGCGCAAGGTGATTGGCCTCTCGCTTGGCATCGGCCTCGGCGCGTTCGGTCTCGGCACGCTGGTCGCGTTCGTCGGCGGACTGATCAAGAACCCGTGGAAGCCGGTGGTGCAGACCGCCGACGGCAAGAAGGCCGTGCTGTGGACGTCGGGTTGGACTCCCCGGTTCAAGGGCGAAACCATCTACCTCGCGCGTGCCACCGGCAGGCCTGGCGAGTCGCCGTTCGTCAAGATGCGCCCCGAAGACATCGACGCGGGCGGTATGGAGACGGTGTTCCCGTGGCGGGAGTCCGATGGCGACGGCACCGACGTCGAATCGCACCATCGGCTTTCCGAGATCGCGATGGGTGTGCGCAACCCGGTCATGCTGATCCGCATCAAGCCTGCCGATATGCCCAAGGTGGTCAAGCGCAAGGGCCAGGAGAGCTTCAACTTCGGCGAACTGTTCGCCTTCACGAAGGTCTGCTCGCACTTGGGTTGCCCCGCTTCGCTTTACGAGCAGCAGACCTATCGCATCCTTTGCCCGTGCCACCAGTCGCAGTTTGACGCGTTGCACTTCGCAAAGCCCATATTCGGTCCAGCTGCGCGCGCTTTGGCGCAGCTGCCCATCACCATTGATCAAGACGGGTACCTGGTCGCCAACGGCGACTTCATCGAACCCGTCGGACCGGCATTCTGGGAGCGGAGCTCATGA
- a CDS encoding cytochrome bc complex cytochrome b subunit, translating to MSPKLPKPNFAEIAAAQGDAIDSRYHPSAAVRRQLNKVFPTHWSFLLGEIALYSFIVLLLTGVYLTLFFDPSMAEVTYNGVYQPLRGVEMSKAFASALDISFEVRGGLFVRQVHHWAALLFAAAIMVHLARIFFTGAFRKPREANWVIGSLLLILAMFEGYFGYSLPDDLLSGIGLRAALSSITLGMPVIGTWLHWALFGGDFPCGGVGYQCSEDGVLLPRMYSLHILLIPGIILALIGIHLALVWFQKHTQFPGPGRTEKNVVGVRVMPVFAVKSGAFFAMVTGILGLMGGLLQINPIWQLGPYKPSQVSAGSQPDFYMMWTEGLARIWPPWEFYPFGHTIPAVVWVAVIMGLVFMLLIAYPFLEQRVTGDKAHHNLLQRPRDAPVRTSIGAMAIAFYMVLTLAAMNDIIALKFHISLNATTWIGRIGMVVLPAIVYYITYRWCIGLQRSDRAVLEHGIETGIIKRLPHGAYIELHQPLGPVDEHGHPIPLEYQGAAVPKRMNKLGSAGAPGTGSFLTADPISEHEALTEAAHASERRALTALREHQDRNGSSNGETNGHH from the coding sequence ATGAGTCCGAAACTGCCAAAGCCGAATTTCGCGGAAATCGCCGCGGCACAAGGCGATGCGATCGACTCGCGGTATCACCCGTCGGCGGCGGTGCGTCGCCAGCTGAACAAGGTGTTCCCGACCCACTGGTCATTCCTGCTGGGCGAGATCGCGTTGTACAGCTTCATCGTGCTGCTGCTCACCGGCGTGTACCTGACGTTGTTCTTCGACCCGTCGATGGCCGAAGTCACCTACAACGGGGTGTATCAGCCGCTGCGCGGTGTCGAGATGTCCAAGGCGTTCGCCTCCGCGCTCGACATCAGCTTCGAGGTGCGCGGCGGCCTGTTCGTCCGGCAGGTCCACCACTGGGCGGCGCTGCTGTTCGCCGCCGCGATCATGGTGCACCTCGCGCGCATCTTCTTCACCGGTGCGTTCCGCAAGCCCCGCGAGGCCAACTGGGTGATCGGCTCGCTGCTGCTGATCCTGGCGATGTTCGAGGGTTACTTCGGCTACTCGCTGCCCGACGACCTGCTGTCCGGCATCGGCCTGCGCGCCGCGTTGTCCTCGATCACGCTGGGCATGCCGGTGATCGGCACCTGGTTGCACTGGGCACTGTTCGGTGGCGACTTCCCCTGCGGCGGCGTGGGTTACCAGTGTTCCGAGGACGGCGTACTCCTGCCAAGGATGTACTCGCTGCACATTCTGCTGATTCCGGGAATCATCCTGGCGCTCATCGGTATTCACCTGGCGCTGGTCTGGTTCCAGAAGCACACCCAGTTCCCCGGCCCCGGCCGCACCGAGAAGAACGTGGTCGGTGTGCGGGTCATGCCGGTGTTCGCGGTGAAGTCCGGCGCGTTCTTCGCGATGGTCACCGGCATCCTCGGCTTGATGGGTGGCCTGCTGCAGATCAACCCGATCTGGCAATTGGGCCCCTACAAGCCTTCGCAGGTGTCGGCGGGTAGCCAGCCCGACTTCTACATGATGTGGACCGAGGGCCTGGCCCGTATCTGGCCGCCGTGGGAGTTCTACCCGTTCGGCCACACCATCCCCGCCGTGGTCTGGGTCGCCGTGATCATGGGCCTGGTGTTCATGCTGCTGATCGCCTATCCGTTCCTCGAGCAGCGGGTCACCGGCGACAAGGCGCACCACAACCTGTTGCAGCGGCCGCGAGATGCACCGGTGCGCACGTCGATTGGCGCGATGGCGATCGCGTTCTACATGGTGCTCACCCTGGCCGCGATGAACGACATCATCGCGCTGAAGTTCCACATCTCGCTGAACGCGACGACGTGGATCGGCCGCATCGGCATGGTGGTGTTGCCCGCGATCGTCTACTACATCACCTACCGGTGGTGTATCGGACTGCAGCGCAGCGACCGCGCGGTGCTCGAGCACGGCATCGAGACCGGCATCATCAAGCGACTGCCGCACGGCGCCTACATCGAGTTGCACCAGCCGCTCGGGCCGGTCGACGAGCACGGCCACCCGATTCCGTTGGAGTACCAGGGCGCAGCCGTGCCCAAGCGGATGAACAAGCTGGGTTCCGCGGGTGCACCGGGCACGGGCAGCTTCTTGACCGCCGACCCGATCTCGGAGCACGAGGCGCTCACCGAAGCGGCGCACGCGTCAGAGCGCAGGGCGCTGACCGCACTGCGTGAGCACCAGGACCGCAACGGCTCGTCCAACGGCGAGACCAACGGGCATCACTGA
- a CDS encoding DUF2561 family protein: MGEFDRTDRILVGACAGVWLVALGAGVAATVALVDLGTGHAQSSGDSETPWLLYAVIAISAAVIIGAVPLLLRARRAALEEPPPPVRTPVRAAPIHPQAPVRGAEAPTEKIRIGAPPAAGPGYPTREAIVAPPNPLEEAIDRVWLRCAVVIAIAMGVAVVAIGVATYLMAVDHNTMAWVCYAVAGLITLGMPAIPWFYLRELRAVSEQ, encoded by the coding sequence ATGGGCGAATTCGACCGTACCGACCGCATTTTGGTGGGCGCGTGCGCCGGCGTCTGGCTGGTCGCCCTCGGCGCCGGGGTGGCGGCGACGGTGGCGCTCGTCGACCTGGGCACCGGGCATGCGCAGTCGTCGGGGGACTCGGAGACGCCGTGGCTGCTGTACGCGGTGATCGCGATCTCGGCGGCGGTGATCATCGGCGCGGTGCCGCTGCTGCTGCGCGCACGCCGCGCCGCGCTCGAAGAACCGCCACCGCCGGTGCGCACCCCGGTGCGCGCCGCCCCGATTCACCCGCAGGCGCCGGTGCGCGGCGCGGAGGCGCCGACGGAGAAGATCCGGATCGGCGCACCGCCTGCCGCAGGGCCCGGCTATCCCACCCGCGAGGCGATCGTCGCGCCGCCAAATCCGTTGGAGGAGGCCATCGATCGGGTGTGGCTCCGGTGCGCAGTGGTCATCGCGATCGCGATGGGGGTGGCCGTTGTGGCCATCGGCGTCGCGACGTATCTGATGGCCGTCGACCACAACACCATGGCGTGGGTGTGCTACGCCGTCGCAGGCCTGATCACGTTGGGAATGCCCGCGATTCCGTGGTTCTACCTACGCGAACTACGCGCCGTTTCGGAGCAGTAA
- a CDS encoding cytochrome c oxidase subunit 4 → MHIEARLFEFLTAFFVLSAVVYGVLTALFANGGVEWAGTTALVMTSGLTLITGTFFRFVARRLDTRPEDYEDAEVSDGAGELGFYSPHSWWPVAIALSASVTAVGVALWLPWMIAAGACFVLFTAAGLVFEYYMGPEKH, encoded by the coding sequence ATGCACATCGAAGCCAGGTTGTTCGAGTTCCTCACCGCCTTCTTCGTCCTGTCGGCGGTGGTGTACGGGGTGCTCACCGCGCTGTTCGCCAACGGCGGTGTGGAGTGGGCGGGCACCACGGCGCTGGTCATGACGTCCGGGCTGACCCTGATCACCGGGACGTTCTTCCGGTTCGTCGCGCGCAGGCTCGATACCAGGCCCGAGGATTACGAGGACGCCGAGGTCAGCGATGGCGCGGGCGAACTCGGCTTCTACAGCCCGCACAGCTGGTGGCCGGTGGCCATCGCGTTGTCGGCCTCCGTCACCGCCGTCGGCGTCGCGCTGTGGTTGCCGTGGATGATCGCGGCGGGCGCGTGCTTCGTGCTCTTCACGGCCGCAGGCTTGGTTTTCGAGTACTACATGGGCCCCGAGAAGCACTGA
- a CDS encoding cytochrome c oxidase subunit II — protein MILGGAAVLLSGCSWSEVLGLGWPEGITPEAHANRELWIGSLIAALVVGVIVWALIFWSSAFHRHKKGDTELPRQFGYNMPLELVLTVTPFLIISVLFYFTVVVQEKMLHKDPNPEVVIDITAFQWNWKFGYQKVNFSDGTFTYDGADNARKAAMQSKPEGVDEHGQEIVGAVRGLNPEDRTYLNFDKVETLGTSSEIPILVLPKGKRIEFQQASADVAHAFWVPEFLFKRDVYPDPEANHQDNKWQVSEITKTGAFVGRCAELCGTYHSMMNFEVRVVEPNDFKAYLQQRIAGKTNAEALQAINQPPTAVTTHPFDTRRGEQVGVPPQASK, from the coding sequence ATGATCCTCGGCGGCGCTGCGGTGCTGCTCAGCGGATGTAGCTGGTCCGAGGTTCTCGGCCTTGGCTGGCCGGAGGGCATCACGCCCGAGGCGCACGCGAACCGCGAACTGTGGATCGGCTCACTGATCGCGGCACTGGTGGTCGGTGTGATCGTGTGGGCGCTGATCTTCTGGAGCTCGGCGTTTCACCGGCACAAGAAGGGCGACACCGAGTTGCCCCGCCAGTTCGGCTACAACATGCCGCTGGAACTGGTGCTCACCGTCACGCCGTTCCTGATCATCTCGGTGCTGTTCTACTTCACCGTGGTGGTGCAGGAGAAGATGCTGCACAAGGATCCGAACCCCGAGGTCGTCATCGACATCACGGCGTTCCAGTGGAACTGGAAGTTCGGGTATCAGAAGGTCAACTTCAGCGACGGCACCTTCACCTACGACGGCGCCGACAACGCACGCAAGGCCGCGATGCAGTCGAAGCCCGAGGGCGTCGACGAGCACGGCCAGGAGATCGTCGGCGCGGTACGCGGGCTGAACCCGGAAGACCGCACCTACCTGAACTTCGACAAGGTCGAGACGCTGGGCACCTCCAGCGAGATCCCGATCCTGGTGCTGCCCAAGGGTAAGCGCATCGAGTTCCAGCAGGCCTCCGCCGATGTCGCGCACGCGTTCTGGGTGCCGGAGTTCCTGTTCAAGCGCGATGTCTACCCCGATCCAGAGGCCAACCACCAGGACAACAAGTGGCAGGTCAGCGAGATCACCAAGACCGGCGCATTCGTCGGCCGCTGCGCGGAACTCTGCGGCACGTACCACTCGATGATGAACTTCGAGGTTCGCGTGGTCGAACCCAACGATTTCAAGGCCTATCTGCAGCAGCGGATCGCCGGTAAGACCAACGCCGAGGCGTTGCAGGCGATCAACCAGCCGCCGACGGCCGTCACCACGCATCCGTTCGACACGCGCCGCGGCGAACAGGTCGGCGTGCCCCCGCAGGCAAGCAAGTAG
- the asnB gene encoding asparagine synthase (glutamine-hydrolyzing), producing MCGLLALLTDPSADVSDALVDTVSGASHLMRHRGPDEPGTWSDDRVVLGFNRLSIIDIAHSHQPLRWGPPESPDRYVLVFNGEIYNYLELREALRAEFGAVFHTDGDGEAIIAAYHHWGTAALTRLRGMFAFALWDTVAQELLCARDPFGIKPLYMATGPGGTAVGSEKKCLLELADSLGIDLGIDERAVQHYTVLQYVPEPETLHRGIRRLESGSYARVRAGQPPEVTRYFTPRFDARPFVNGSEQSRYDEITAVLEDSVAKHMRADVTVGAFLSGGIDSTAIAALAMRHNPRLITFTTGFEREGFSEVDVAVASAEAIGARHVTKVVSQAEFVAALPEIVWYLDEPVADPALVPLFFIAREARKHVKVVLSGEGADELFGGYTIYREPLSLRPFDYLPRPVRRSLGKASKPLPEGMRGKSLLHRGSLTLEERYYGNARSFSDDQLRAVLPGFRQEWTHTDITAPIYATSDGWDPVARMQHIDLFTWLRGDILVKADKMTMANSLELRVPFLDPEVFAVASRLPADQKITRATTKFALRKALEPIVPGHVLNRPKLGFPVPIRHWLRAGELMDWAYATIAASQAGEHIDLTAVRAMLDEHRGGASDHSRRLWTVLIFMLWHAIFVEHSVTPQISEPTYPVQL from the coding sequence GTGTGCGGACTGCTGGCCCTGCTTACCGACCCGTCCGCTGACGTCTCGGACGCGCTGGTCGACACCGTTTCCGGGGCGTCGCATCTGATGCGGCACCGCGGCCCCGACGAGCCCGGCACCTGGTCGGACGACCGTGTCGTGCTCGGTTTCAACCGGCTGTCGATCATCGACATCGCCCACAGCCACCAGCCGTTGCGCTGGGGTCCGCCCGAGTCCCCTGACCGCTACGTGCTGGTGTTCAACGGCGAGATCTACAACTACCTGGAATTGCGTGAAGCACTGCGCGCCGAGTTCGGGGCGGTGTTCCATACCGACGGCGACGGCGAAGCCATCATCGCCGCCTACCATCACTGGGGCACCGCCGCGCTGACCCGGTTGCGCGGCATGTTCGCGTTCGCGCTGTGGGACACCGTCGCGCAGGAACTGTTGTGCGCGCGCGACCCGTTCGGCATCAAGCCGCTGTACATGGCGACCGGACCCGGTGGCACCGCGGTCGGCAGCGAGAAGAAATGCCTGCTGGAACTCGCCGACAGCCTTGGCATCGATCTGGGCATCGACGAGCGCGCCGTGCAGCACTACACGGTGCTGCAGTACGTGCCGGAACCCGAGACGCTGCACCGCGGCATCCGCCGGCTGGAATCCGGCAGCTATGCGCGCGTGCGGGCCGGTCAACCGCCGGAGGTGACGCGCTACTTCACTCCGCGTTTCGACGCGAGGCCCTTTGTGAATGGCAGTGAGCAGAGCCGCTACGACGAGATCACCGCGGTGCTCGAGGATTCGGTCGCCAAGCACATGCGCGCCGACGTCACCGTCGGCGCCTTCCTGTCGGGCGGTATCGATTCCACCGCGATCGCCGCGCTGGCGATGCGGCACAACCCGCGGCTGATCACGTTCACCACCGGCTTCGAACGCGAGGGCTTCTCCGAGGTGGACGTCGCGGTCGCATCGGCCGAGGCGATCGGTGCGCGCCACGTGACGAAGGTGGTCAGTCAAGCCGAGTTCGTCGCTGCCCTACCCGAAATCGTCTGGTATCTCGACGAACCCGTGGCCGATCCCGCACTGGTGCCGCTGTTCTTCATCGCACGTGAGGCCCGCAAGCACGTGAAGGTGGTGCTGTCCGGCGAGGGCGCCGACGAGCTGTTCGGCGGCTACACGATCTATCGGGAACCGTTGTCGCTGCGGCCTTTCGACTATCTCCCCCGCCCTGTCCGGCGCTCGCTCGGCAAGGCGTCGAAACCGTTGCCGGAAGGCATGCGCGGCAAAAGCCTGCTGCACCGCGGGTCGCTCACCCTCGAGGAGCGCTACTACGGCAACGCGCGCAGCTTCTCCGACGACCAACTGCGCGCGGTGCTGCCCGGCTTCCGTCAGGAATGGACGCACACCGACATCACCGCGCCCATCTACGCGACCTCCGACGGCTGGGACCCGGTGGCGCGGATGCAGCACATCGACCTGTTCACCTGGCTGCGCGGCGACATCCTGGTCAAGGCCGACAAGATGACCATGGCCAATTCGCTCGAACTGCGGGTTCCGTTCCTGGATCCCGAAGTCTTCGCGGTCGCGTCCCGACTTCCCGCCGATCAGAAGATCACAAGGGCCACAACGAAATTCGCACTACGCAAGGCGCTGGAGCCGATCGTGCCCGGCCATGTGCTGAACCGGCCGAAGCTGGGCTTCCCAGTTCCGATCCGGCATTGGCTGCGCGCAGGCGAGTTGATGGACTGGGCGTACGCCACCATCGCCGCCTCACAGGCGGGCGAACACATCGACCTCACCGCGGTGCGCGCCATGCTCGACGAACACCGCGGCGGCGCAAGCGATCACAGCCGCCGGTTGTGGACGGTGCTGATCTTCATGCTGTGGCACGCGATCTTCGTCGAGCACAGCGTGACCCCGCAGATCAGCGAACCGACCTACCCGGTGCAATTGTAA
- a CDS encoding carbohydrate kinase family protein has product MTIAVTGSIATDHLMRFPGRFSEQLLPDHLQKVSLSFLVDDLVIHRGGVAGNMAYAIGVLGGDVALVGAAGKDFEDYRQWLTAHGVDCDSVLISESAYTARFVCTTDDVMAQLASFYPGAMSEARNIKLADVVSRTGTTDLVIVGANDPDAMFLHTEECRKLGLAFAADPSQQLARLSAEQIRQLIDGASYLFTNDYEWDLLLQKSEWSEAEVMRQIEMRITTLGEKGVDIVGRDGTFVHVDVVPETHKADPTGIGDAFRAGFLTGRSAGLSLERSAQLASMVATLVLEAPGPQEWVWDKDSAVKRLSDAYGADAGAEISEALGADR; this is encoded by the coding sequence GTGACCATTGCGGTGACCGGATCCATTGCGACCGACCATCTCATGCGTTTTCCTGGTCGGTTCTCCGAACAGCTGCTGCCGGATCACCTCCAGAAGGTGTCGTTGAGCTTTCTCGTCGACGATCTGGTCATCCACCGTGGCGGCGTAGCGGGAAACATGGCCTACGCCATCGGTGTGCTCGGCGGTGACGTCGCGCTGGTTGGCGCTGCAGGCAAGGATTTCGAAGACTACCGGCAGTGGTTGACGGCGCACGGCGTGGACTGTGACAGCGTGCTGATCTCCGAATCCGCCTACACCGCACGGTTCGTCTGCACCACCGACGACGTCATGGCCCAACTCGCATCCTTCTACCCGGGAGCGATGTCGGAGGCCCGCAACATCAAGCTCGCAGACGTCGTATCCCGAACGGGCACCACCGATTTGGTGATCGTCGGCGCCAACGATCCCGACGCGATGTTCCTGCACACCGAGGAGTGTCGCAAGCTCGGCCTGGCGTTCGCGGCCGACCCGTCGCAGCAGTTGGCCCGGTTGTCCGCCGAGCAGATCCGCCAACTGATCGACGGCGCGAGCTACCTGTTCACCAACGACTACGAATGGGACCTGCTGCTGCAGAAGTCCGAGTGGTCGGAGGCGGAGGTGATGCGCCAGATCGAGATGCGCATCACGACGTTGGGGGAGAAGGGCGTTGACATCGTCGGCCGCGACGGCACCTTCGTCCATGTCGACGTGGTGCCCGAGACGCACAAGGCCGATCCCACCGGCATCGGCGACGCGTTCCGTGCCGGCTTCCTCACCGGCCGCAGCGCAGGCCTGAGCCTGGAGCGGTCCGCTCAGCTTGCCTCGATGGTGGCGACTCTGGTGCTCGAGGCACCGGGACCGCAGGAATGGGTGTGGGACAAGGACTCTGCGGTCAAGCGGCTGTCCGACGCCTACGGCGCGGACGCGGGTGCTGAGATCTCGGAGGCGCTCGGCGCCGACAGATAG
- a CDS encoding iron-sulfur cluster assembly accessory protein produces the protein MTVQDETATSTHGVILTDAAAAKAKALLDQEGRDDLALRIAVQPGGCAGLRYNLFFDDRSLDGDLTAEFGGVNLTVDRMSAPYVQGATIDFVDTIEKQGFTIDNPNATGSCACGDSFN, from the coding sequence ATGACTGTTCAGGACGAGACGGCCACCAGCACGCACGGCGTCATCCTGACCGACGCCGCGGCCGCCAAGGCCAAGGCGCTGCTGGATCAGGAAGGCCGTGACGACCTGGCGCTGCGCATCGCAGTCCAGCCGGGCGGTTGCGCTGGCCTGCGCTACAACCTGTTCTTCGACGACCGGTCCCTCGACGGTGACCTGACCGCGGAATTCGGCGGCGTCAACCTGACGGTCGACCGGATGAGCGCGCCCTACGTTCAGGGCGCCACCATCGACTTCGTCGACACCATCGAGAAGCAGGGTTTCACCATCGACAACCCGAACGCCACCGGTTCGTGCGCCTGCGGCGACTCGTTCAACTGA
- a CDS encoding glycerate kinase yields MQVLIAPDSFGDSLTAVQAAEAIARGWRRARDGDELTLAPQSDGGPGFVRVLASRFGEVHSARVSGPLSDEVSAEWVLDPAPPRTAYIECAQACGLALLPGPPTVQTALAAHSRGVGQLIAAAVAAGAGRIVVGLGGSSCTDGGKGMIDELGGLAKGRELLAGIELIAATDVEHPLLGPMGAAAVFGPQKGADPDTVRVLEQRLSDWAAELNAAAGRPVSEEPGAGAAGGLGAGLLALGGRRESGAAVIAEHTRLADDVAAAQLVITGEGRFDDQSLHGKVVSALAAGARSHRIPVLVLAGQVTLDDATLADAGIAAARSIADHAGSVELAIGDAANQLEGLAEVTAATWG; encoded by the coding sequence GTGCAGGTGTTGATCGCGCCCGACAGCTTTGGCGACAGCCTGACCGCGGTGCAGGCCGCCGAGGCCATCGCACGCGGTTGGCGTCGCGCCCGCGATGGTGACGAGCTCACCCTGGCGCCGCAGTCCGACGGCGGTCCCGGTTTCGTCCGGGTGCTGGCCAGCCGGTTCGGTGAGGTGCACAGCGCGCGGGTGAGCGGCCCGCTTTCCGACGAGGTGTCCGCGGAATGGGTGCTCGACCCGGCGCCGCCGCGTACGGCCTACATCGAATGTGCGCAGGCGTGCGGGCTGGCCTTGCTGCCCGGCCCGCCGACGGTGCAGACCGCGCTGGCCGCGCACAGCCGCGGAGTCGGTCAGCTGATCGCCGCGGCGGTGGCCGCAGGCGCGGGGCGGATCGTCGTCGGCCTTGGCGGCAGCAGCTGCACCGACGGCGGAAAGGGCATGATCGACGAACTCGGCGGACTCGCCAAAGGCCGCGAGCTGTTGGCCGGTATCGAGCTGATCGCGGCCACCGACGTCGAGCATCCGCTGCTCGGTCCGATGGGCGCCGCGGCGGTGTTCGGCCCGCAGAAGGGCGCCGATCCCGACACCGTGCGGGTACTCGAGCAGCGGTTGAGCGACTGGGCGGCGGAACTCAACGCTGCGGCGGGCAGGCCGGTCAGCGAGGAACCGGGCGCGGGTGCGGCCGGCGGCCTCGGCGCCGGACTGCTCGCGCTCGGCGGCCGCCGGGAATCGGGTGCCGCGGTCATCGCCGAGCACACCCGGCTGGCCGACGACGTCGCCGCGGCGCAATTGGTGATCACCGGCGAGGGCCGGTTCGACGACCAGTCGCTGCACGGCAAAGTGGTCAGCGCGCTCGCCGCGGGCGCCAGGTCGCACCGGATCCCGGTGCTCGTGCTTGCCGGGCAGGTCACGCTGGACGACGCGACGCTGGCCGACGCGGGCATCGCGGCGGCGCGCTCGATTGCCGACCACGCGGGTTCTGTCGAGCTGGCCATCGGGGACGCGGCGAATCAGCTGGAAGGCCTGGCCGAAGTGACCGCGGCGACCTGGGGATAA